In one Vicia villosa cultivar HV-30 ecotype Madison, WI unplaced genomic scaffold, Vvil1.0 ctg.000236F_1_1_1, whole genome shotgun sequence genomic region, the following are encoded:
- the LOC131625733 gene encoding F-box/FBD/LRR-repeat protein At1g13570-like has translation MSQPNKKANYGDPISDLPGNVIDCILQHLFVKDLIRTSILSTKWRYMWTSVPRLKFNDEFYCMFDNLNDPASEFSRIITEILFLHNGPILEFILQVPWASDSKDKITYEYLNKWILFLSRKGLKHIKLTSDERDLVQVPSHLFSCRGLTYLQLDTCNLSIPSSFYGFKTLLHLCLEFMTFELGALETLLSGCPLLEKLDIEYCSGCECIDLSSSSALIDLTLSLPQKCAFGLNKIQRLTLVLLRKTLLCTDVFPLSQLITSLKYLRLDEVNLDEREELLYIVSVLKNASNLVELHIVTYEANDYKVQVPAPSEKLEFSGCCLSELQKVNIRVGTSTKHAMSLARFILATSLALKTLTFDFRFCMKPDASILLSISQDLLWMERASQRAHVEFIHQ, from the exons ATGTCTCAACCCAACAAGAAGGCCAATTATGGCGATCCAATTAGCGACTTACCTGGTAACGTGATTGATTGCATCCTACAACACTTGTTCGTCAAGGACCTAATTAGGACCAGTATTTTGTCTACAAAGTGGAGGTATATGTGGACTTCCGTCCCACGACTTAAGTTTAATGATGAATTTTACTGTATGTTTGACAATCTTAATGACCCTGCCTCTGAGTTTTCTAGAATTATCACTGAAATTCTTTTCCTCCACAATGGCCCAATACTTGAGTTTATTCTTCAAGTCCCCTGGGCTTCCGACTCCAAGGATAAAATCACATATGAATATCTTAATAAGTGGATTCTGTTTTTGTCAAGGAAAGGTCTTAAACATATTAAGCTTACGAGCGATGAGAGGGATCTTGTTCAAGTTCCATCTCATCTCTTCTCTTGTCGGGGATTAACTTACTTACAATTGGACACATGTAACTTGTCAATTCCCTCTAGTTTCTATGGCTTTAAGACTTTGCTTCACCTTTGCTTAGAATTTATGACATTTGAGTTGGGTGCACTTGAGACTCTTCTTTCTGGGTGTCCATTACTTGAAAAGCTCGACATTGAGTACTGTTCTGGTTGTGAATGTATtgatctttcttcttcttctgctctAATTGATCTCACACTCTCACTTCCACAAAAATGTGCATTTGGTTTGAATAAAATTCAGAGGCTAACTTTGGTATTACTTAGAAAG aCGCTGCTGTGTACCGATGTCTTTCCTTTGTCTCAGCTGATAACGAGCTTAAAGTATCTTCGTTTAGATGAAGTGAATTTGGATGAAAGAGAAGAACTTTTATACATTGTTAGCGTACTAAAAAATGCTTCTAACCTTGTCGAACTTCATATAGTG ACTTATGAAGCCAATGATTATAAGGTACAAGTGCCGGCCCCTTCAGAAAAGTTAGAGTTCAGTGGTTGTTGCCTTAGTGAACTTCAAAAGGTGAACATCAGAGTTGGAACCAGCACTAAACATGCAATGAGTTTGGCACGGTTCATTCTTGCAACTTCCCTAGCGTTAAAAACTCTTACTTTTGATTTTAGATTTTGTATGAAACCAGATGC